Proteins co-encoded in one Polynucleobacter sp. MG-6-Vaara-E2 genomic window:
- the hisB gene encoding imidazoleglycerol-phosphate dehydratase HisB — protein sequence MRQADVTRNTSETKIQISINLDGTGKAELASGVPFLDHMLDQIARHGMIDLKVVAQGDTHIDDHHTVEDVGITLGQAFAKAVGDKAGITRYGHSYVPLDETLSRVVVDFSGRPGLEFNVPFTRARVGDFDVDLSIEFFRGFVNHAGVTLHIDNLRGINAHHQIETVFKAFGRALRMALAIDPRASGSVPSTKGSL from the coding sequence ATGCGGCAAGCCGACGTTACCCGAAACACTTCGGAAACCAAAATTCAAATTTCCATCAATTTAGATGGTACTGGTAAGGCTGAACTGGCCTCAGGGGTGCCTTTCTTAGATCATATGCTCGATCAGATTGCCCGTCACGGCATGATTGATCTCAAGGTGGTTGCCCAGGGTGATACCCATATTGATGATCATCACACCGTTGAGGATGTGGGTATTACATTAGGTCAAGCTTTTGCAAAGGCAGTGGGCGATAAAGCAGGTATTACCCGTTATGGCCACTCTTATGTTCCTTTAGATGAAACCCTTTCTCGCGTAGTGGTCGATTTTTCTGGGCGCCCAGGCCTGGAATTCAATGTCCCATTTACCCGTGCGCGGGTTGGTGATTTTGACGTTGATCTGAGCATCGAGTTCTTCCGTGGTTTTGTAAACCATGCAGGAGTGACTTTGCACATTGATAATTTGCGCGGTATCAACGCGCACCACCAGATTGAGACAGTCTTTAAAGCCTTTGGGCGTGCGCTTCGGATGGCTTTGGCAATTGATCCACGCGCTTCTGGTTCGGTTCCCTCAACCAAAGGTAGTCTCTAA
- the hisC gene encoding histidinol-phosphate transaminase gives MSRFWSPVVQTLTPYVPGEQPQMQRLVKLNTNESPYGPSPKALVAIISQTNDDLRLYPDPEGTALKQAIAKLHGLNPNQVFLGNGSDEVLAHVFAGLLKQSKPIHFPDITYSFYPVYCKLFGIDYKTVPLGTEFEINTNDYDIQNGGIIFPNPNAPTGRSIARSEIEKLLAKNKDSVVVIDEAYVDYGTESCIPLLRGSSCPENLLVVHTLSKSRALAGLRVGFAVGHPALIEGLERVKNSFNSYPLGRLAQAGAIAAIEDQAHLEATSAKVIQTRTKLVEQLNVLGFDTLPSTANFIFTRHPKHSGAKLYQALRDRGIIVRHFKSPRIEEFLRITIGTDEQSGELVAALKEILV, from the coding sequence ATGAGCCGTTTTTGGAGCCCTGTTGTTCAAACTTTGACCCCCTACGTTCCTGGGGAGCAACCGCAAATGCAGCGGCTGGTAAAGCTCAATACCAATGAGAGTCCTTATGGCCCATCACCCAAAGCGCTTGTGGCAATCATCAGCCAAACAAACGATGACTTGCGCCTATATCCAGACCCAGAAGGCACAGCTCTAAAACAAGCCATTGCCAAATTGCATGGCCTCAATCCAAACCAAGTGTTTTTAGGAAATGGTTCCGATGAGGTTTTGGCTCACGTTTTTGCTGGCTTGCTCAAACAAAGCAAGCCTATTCATTTTCCAGACATCACCTACAGCTTCTATCCGGTCTACTGCAAACTCTTTGGCATCGACTACAAAACAGTTCCACTAGGAACTGAGTTCGAGATCAATACAAATGACTACGATATACAAAATGGTGGAATCATTTTCCCTAATCCTAATGCGCCCACCGGCAGATCAATTGCTCGTTCAGAAATTGAAAAGCTTCTTGCAAAAAATAAAGACTCTGTCGTAGTAATTGATGAAGCCTACGTAGATTACGGAACGGAATCCTGCATCCCCTTATTACGTGGCAGCAGTTGCCCTGAAAATCTTTTAGTAGTACACACACTGTCTAAATCTAGAGCATTGGCTGGCCTAAGAGTTGGCTTTGCCGTTGGTCATCCCGCCCTGATTGAAGGCTTGGAGCGAGTAAAGAACAGCTTTAACTCCTACCCTTTAGGCCGACTAGCTCAGGCAGGCGCCATTGCTGCGATTGAAGATCAAGCGCATTTAGAAGCAACTAGCGCCAAAGTCATACAGACGCGTACAAAATTAGTTGAACAATTAAATGTCTTGGGCTTTGATACATTGCCATCAACAGCAAACTTTATTTTTACCCGCCACCCAAAACATAGCGGGGCTAAGTTATATCAAGCCTTGAGAGATCGTGGAATCATCGTCCGTCACTTCAAATCACCCCGCATTGAAGAGTTCTTGCGTATTACGATTGGTACCGATGAGCAAAGCGGCGAACTCGTCGCCGCTTTAAAAGAAATTCTTGTTTGA